A window from Gossypium raimondii isolate GPD5lz chromosome 7, ASM2569854v1, whole genome shotgun sequence encodes these proteins:
- the LOC105784707 gene encoding ras-related protein RABA5e has protein sequence MGGREEEEGGEEYLFKIVLIGDSAVGKSNLLSRFARNEFDNNSKATIGVEFQTQVVEIDGKEIKAQIWDTAGQERFRAVTSAYYRGAVGALIVYDISRRSSFDSIKRWLDELYTHCDTTVARMVVGNKCDLENIRDVSVEEGKSLAEEEDLFFMETSALESTNVQTAFEVVIREIYNNVSRKALNSEAYKAELSVNRVTLVKDGANTSKEGFSCCAR, from the exons ATGGGTGGGCGGGAAGAAGAGGAGGGAGGTGAGGAATACTTGTTCAAGATTGTGCTTATAGGCGACTCTGCTGTGGGGAAATCCAATCTTCTCTCACGTTTTGCTAGAAATGAGTTTGACAACAACTCCAAGGCTACCATTGGTGTAGAGTTTCAGACCCAAGTGGTTGAAATCGATGGCAAAGAAATCAAAGCTCAGATCTGGGATACTGCTGGCCAAGAAAGGTTTAGAGCTGTTACTTCTGCTTACTATAGAGGAGCTGTTGGCGCTCTTATTGTTTATGATATTTCTAGAAGGAGTAGCTTTGATAGCATTAAGCGTTGGCTTGATGAACTTTACA CCCATTGTGATACAACTGTGGCAAGAATGGTGGTAGGTAACAAATGTGATTTGGAGAATATTAGAGATGTGAGTGTGGAGGAAGGGAAAAGCCTTGCTGAAGAAGAAGACTTATTCTTCATGGAGACATCTGCCCTCGAATCCACCAATGTTCAGACTGCTTTCGAGGTTGTTATCCGAGAAATCTACAACAATGTAAGCCGAAAAGCCCTGAATTCCGAGGCATATAAGGCGGAGTTGTCTGTTAATCGAGTAACCCTTGTCAAGGATGGGGCTAACACATCCAAGGAGGGCTTCTCCTGCTGTGCAAGATAA
- the LOC105784706 gene encoding auxin-induced in root cultures protein 12, protein MGFLFCPSWILLFSFCVILISPTQSLVCSSLKIRNSNKEYANCIQLPTFNSTLHFTYNVINSSLSIAFSATPSDTNGWIAWAINPMGIGMVGSQALVAFKDKGFVVAKTYNISSYSSIVEGKLSFEIWDLEARVANDGKMVIYCSLKIPAGAKKLNQVWQVGAAVSNGQLMKHELGKANLGSMGELNLVETVSSISTPPELEPFPKLQLSRKYSGHGSRVNAGIWIFGLISLLIFM, encoded by the coding sequence ATGGGGTTTCTTTTTTGTCCATCTTGGAttctattgttttctttttgcgTCATTTTAATCTCTCCCACACAATCATTGGTTTGTTCATCATTAAAAATCCGCAATAGCAATAAAGAATACGCCAATTGCATCCAACTCCCAACGTTTAACTCCACCCTACATTTCACCTACAATGTCATCAACTCCTCCCTTTCCATTGCGTTTTCAGCCACTCCGTCCGACACCAATGGTTGGATCGCTTGGGCCATCAACCCCATGGGCATAGGCATGGTTGGTTCTCAAGCCCTCGTTGCATTCAAAGACAAAGGCTTCGTGGTAGCTAAAACCTACAACATAAGCTCTTACAGTTCTATTGTTGAAGGGAAGCTATCTTTTGAGATCTGGGACCTGGAAGCTAGGGTTGCCAACGACGGGAAGATGGTTATATATTGTTCTTTGAAAATCCCGGCCGGTGCCAAAAAGTTGAACCAAGTTTGGCAGGTAGGAGCGGCGGTGTCTAATGGTCAATTGATGAAGCATGAGCTTGGTAAAGCTAATCTGGGTTCAATGGGAGAATTAAACTTGGTGGAGACCGTAAGTTCGATTTCCACACCCCCTGAGCTAGAGCCTTTTCCAAAACTACAACTTTCTAGAAAATATTCGGGACATGGATCCAGGGTTAATGCGGGAATCTGGATCTTCGGTTTAATTTCCTTACTCATTTTTATGTGA